The Amblyomma americanum isolate KBUSLIRL-KWMA chromosome 3, ASM5285725v1, whole genome shotgun sequence genome window below encodes:
- the LOC144126157 gene encoding putative transporter YutK produces the protein MPGPWQRTFDLMAPTVGSVSDSAGGPERKAAVASAGDYSVTPLSPAAASAKGTVNPGFLADENGQCVADIVYTMEMQPVKPATSPSVAAAFEHVPSSSEEAPWKRRLPFFLKVAAALLFHAYLATGIALTWSSTPDFCHDVKFLTVVTVVVYLFVLWHAVAALVDRYGGQGAIDARQKVLDSVTAAQQKRRWMRPCLWLLLWLCLLSFLVYDSINDSYRLISLGGIVVLIFLGFVFSNDRFRVNWYQVMWGLLLQFLLGLCVLRWSVGRDALQCLADKVKNFLDYTNRGSYFVFGHLASGWNLTDALGDLVTALPRGNTTLDAENATVEVIDTIKSLSPVFLFQALPVIFFFSFFVNILYFYGIMQRMVLLVGSFLQLTIGTTVCESMTAAANIFLGMSEAPLVVRPFLSKMTKSELHTVMTGGFATIAGSVMAAYISFGVSPAHLMTASIMSAPAALAFSKLLYPETEESKTQRENIEMPKSEESNVLEAASNGTAVGLLIIGNIVSNLVGFLAFIAFLNSTLLWFGSIVTLDFLTFEWLLSKIFTPLAFIMGVPWKDCGVVGELIGIKTFANEFIAYSQLATIINKLEKRSVVIATYALCGFSNLGSIGICLGGLGAMAPDRKGDFAAVSIRALAAGSAACFLTACVAGSLIP, from the exons ATGCCCG GTCCGTGGCAACGCACCTTCGATCTCATGGCGCCGACTGTGGGAAGCGTATCCGACTCTGCCGGAGGCCCCGAGCGCAAGGCAGCGGTGGCGTCCGCAGGCGACTATTCGGTGACCCCCTTGtcaccggcggctgcttcggcgaaGGGGACTGTGAACCCGGGCTTCCTCGCCGACGAGAATGGGCAGTGCGTCGCCGATATTGTGTACACCATGGAAATG CAACCTGTGAAGCCCGCGACTTCCCCCTCCGTCGCCGCCGCCTTCGAGCATGTGCCGTCTTCCTCCGAGGAGGCCCCCTGGAAGCGGCGTCTGCCCTTCTTCCTCAAAGTGGCCGCCGCCCTGCTCTTCCACGCCTACCTGGCGACAGGCATCGCGCTCACGTGGAGCAGCACGCCGGACTTCTGCCACGACGTCAAGTTCCTGACGGTGGTCACCGTCGTCGTCTACCTGTTCGTGCTGTGGCACGCGGTGGCCGCGCTGGTCGACCGCTACGGTGGACAGGGGGCGATCGACGCACGCCAGAAGGTCCTCGACTCAGTCACGGCCGCacagcaaaagcgccgctggat GCGCCCCTGCCTgtggctgctgctgtggctgtgcttgCTGTCGTTCCTGGTGTACGACTCGATCAACGATAGCTACCGGCTCATCTCGCTCGGCGGCATCGTGGTGCTGATCTTCCTCGGATTCGTCTTCTCCAATGATCGCTTTAGG GTGAACTGGTACCAGGTCATGTGGGGACTGCTTCTCCAGTTTCTGCTCGGGCTTTGCGTACTGCGCTGGAGCGTCGGTCGAGACGCGCTCCAGTGTCTCGCCGACAAGGTCAAGAACTTCCTGGACTACACCAATCGGGGCTCCTATTTCGTCTTCGGCCACCTCGCGTCAGGGTGGAACCTGACCGACGCTCTCGGAGACCTCGTCACGGCCCTGCCGAGGGGGAACACGACGCTGGACGCCGAAAACGCCACCGTCGAGGTTATCGACACCATCAAGTCGCTCTCCCCGGTTTTCCTCTTCCAG GCGCTTCCGGTGATATTTTTCTTCAGCTTTTTCGTGAACATCCTCTACTTCTACGGCATCATGCAACGGATGGTGCTGCTGGTCGGCAGCTTCCTGCAGCTCACCATCGGCACCACCGTCTGCGAGTCCATGACGGCGGCCGCCAACATCTTCCTCGGCATG TCCGAGGCTCCTCTTGTGGTTCGACCGTTCCTGTCCAAGATGACGAAATCCGAGCTGCACACTGTGATGACAGGTGGCTTCGCCACCATCGCCGGCAGCGTCATGGCTGCGTACATCTCTTTTGGG GTGAGTCCCGCACACCTGATGACAGCCTCCATAATGAGCGCCCCCGCGGCACTGGCCTTCTCCAAGCTTCTCTACCCGGAGACCGAGGAGAGCAAGACGCAGCGTGAGAACATCGAAATGCCCAAGAG CGAGGAGAGTAACGTGCTGGAGGCGGCGTCCAATGGCACCGCCGTGGGGCTGCTCATAATCGGCAACATCGTGTCCAACCTGGTCGGCTTCCTGGCCTTCATCGCCTTCCTCAACAGCACGCTGCTCTGGTTCGGTTCCATCGTCACCCTGGACTTCCTCACCTTCGAG TGGCTGCTGTCGAAAATCTTCACTCCGCTGGCGTTTATAATGGGCGTGCCCTGGAAAGACTGCGGCGTGGTGGGCGAACTGATCGGCATCAAGACATTCGCCAACGAGTTCATCGCGTACTCGCAACTTGCCACCATCATCAACAAATTGGAA AAGCGCTCCGTGGTGATCGCCACATACGCCTTGTGCGGCTTCTCCAACCTGGGCTCCATCGGCATCTGCCTGGGCGGCCTGGGCGCGATGGCGCCCGACCGCAAGGGAGACTTCGCCGCGGTCTCGATACGGGCCCTGGCCGCTGGCTCGGCCGCCTGCTTCCTCACCGCCTGCGTAGCAG